The proteins below come from a single Xiphophorus hellerii strain 12219 chromosome 14, Xiphophorus_hellerii-4.1, whole genome shotgun sequence genomic window:
- the mrpl48 gene encoding large ribosomal subunit protein mL48, translating into MNHIFRKLQVTFPQQASILNQSLCRATPSIQHPMWCTASINERQYRDMPTHGIGRWRHLLPKQAAKKKKDRNQQKELVSATDTAYGTLNVKVSGYDMTVVEHYSQYIHNLCNRLNIKVAESYALPTKSTEVLLMHEQGNKTYVDGVLKTHQRVVQLSSLNASLCPVFVDVILKNQPEGVQLSVQEHTEADYQARFKARPELEGLIAQINQ; encoded by the exons ATGAATCACATATTCCGAAAG TTGCAAGTGACTTTCCCACAGCAGGCATCCATCCTGAATCAGTCGTTATGCAG AGCCACACCATCCATTCAGCATCCGATGTGGT gtaCTGCATCTATAAATGAAAGACAATACAGAGACATGCCGACTCACGGGATTGGAAGGTGGAGGCATTTGTTACCCAAACAGGCA gccaagaagaagaaagacagaaaccAGCAAAAGGAGCTGGTTTCAGCGACCGACACGGCGTACGGGACTCTGAACGTGAAGGTGTCCGGTTACGACATGACCGTGGTGGAGCATTACTCCCAGTACATCCACAACCTCTGCAACCGGCTCAACATCAAAGTGGCAGAAAG CTATGCTTTGCCGACCAAGAGCACAGAAGTGTTGCTAATGCACGAACAAGGCAACAAAACGTACGTGGACGGCGTCCTGAAGACCCACCAGCGCGTCGTCCAG ttgAGTAGTTTGAACGCCTCGCTGTGTCCCGTCTTCGTGGACGTTATTCTGAAGAACCAACCGGAGGGAGTTCAGCTCTCGGTGCAGGAG CACACAGAGGCAGATTATCAGGCGCGCTTTAAGGCACGTCCAGAACTGGAGGGGCTCATCGCTCAGATCAACCAATGA
- the LOC116733370 gene encoding E3 ubiquitin/ISG15 ligase TRIM25 produces MASADSEQCSVLQDELTCPVCLEVYRDPRLLPCGHNFCKICLDRLRRQAERGRVRCPECRENHQCGTNFQKNFKLANIADDYLRRRRAMAAASSALKSQEPLSFSAAQLAKTIFAVQCDYCPAAAAGASGFSSFGDKSSTSAGLSQEGKDKQDSASSTLAVKTCLKCEVSMCQEHLKPHLELPAFREHVLADPMLDFWKRKCLDHDEVYRYYCMDDKMCVCNACTIEGGHSGHTIKTLKNTMKDQKSVMDKQLYRLERKNSLAERKLQEQKEKERQNKKFREDAEQCLTLLEDEMKTRVQRFIVTLREFTRTQCEINSSAIQKNISRICQDQVRLDEVRCSIESLVQESDPFRFVEAYKTTGKQCRRQLRKNMFYPEYVEMDTEILGIRMEEEMTKFLDDLPCHIVTAINSLCSLSDHEEEEEHEDNEEEAAEDEDDDDEDELEDSSEEEMRSDEEEEEVHDDHINLWEDDEGEEEEDGEEEEGEEDEDEDEDNEDVEEEEEDDEEERGV; encoded by the exons ATGGCCTCCGCCGACTCGGAGCAGTGCAGCGTCCTGCAGGACGAGCTCACCTGCCCGGTGTGCCTCGAAGTATACCGGGACCCGCGCCTGCTCCCTTGCGGACACAACTTCTGCAAGATCTGCCTCGACCGGCTGAGGCGGCAGGCGGAGCGAGGCCGCGTCCGCTGTCCGGAGTGCCGGGAAAACCACCAGTGCGGCACCAACTTCCAGAAAAACTTCAAGCTAGCCAACATCGCCGACGACTACCTCCGCAGGCGGAGGGCCATGGCAGCGGCCTCCTCCGCTTTAAAGTCCCAGGAACCGCTTTCGTTCTCCGCAGCACAGCTAGCCAAGACCATCTTCGCCGTTCAGTGCGACTACTGCCCCGCAGCAGCCGCCGGCGCCTCAGGATTCAGCTCCTTTGGGGACAAGTCCTCTACTAGTGCTGGTCTTTCTCAGGAAGGCAAAGACAAGCAGGACTCCGCTTCGTCAACGCTGGCGGTCAAGACGTGCCTGAAGTGCGAGGTGTCCATGTGCCAGGAGCACCTGAAGCCGCACCTGGAGCTGCCGGCGTTCCGGGAGCATGTTCTCGCAGACCCAATGCTGGACTTCTGGAAGAGGAAGTGCCTGGATCACGACGAAGTCTACAG ATATTATTGCATGGATGACAAGATGTGTGTTTGCAACGCCTGCACCATAGAGGGAGGACACTCAGGACACACCATCAAGACCCTGAAGAACACCATGAAGGATCAGAAG AGCGTGATGGACAAACAGCTGTACAGGCTGGAGAGGAAGAACAGCCTGGCAGAGAGGAAGCTGCAggagcagaaagagaaggagagacAAAATAAG AAGTTCAGGGAGGACGCAGAGCAGTGCCTGACGCTCCTGGAGGACGAGATGAAGACCAGAGTGCAGCGCTTCATCGTCACACTGAGAGAATTCACTCGCACCCAGTGCGAGATCAACAGCTCGGCCATTCAGAAGAACATCTCCAGGATCTGTCAGGACCAGGTGCGCCTCGACGAGGTGCGCTGCAGCATCGAAAGCCTCGTGCAGGAGAGCGACCCCTTCCGCTTTGTGGAG GCATATAAAACCACAGGAAAACA GTGCCGTAGACAGCTAAGgaaaaatatgttctacccCGAGTACGTCGAAATGGACACGGAGATCCTCGGAATAAGGATGGAGGAGGAAATGACCAAATTTCTCGACGATCTACCTTGTCACATCGTCACTGCCATCAACTCCTTat GTAGTCTTTCTGAccacgaggaggaggaggaacacGAGGACAACGAGGAAGAGGCGGCCGAGGATGAGGACGACGACGATGAAGACGAACTGGAGGACAGCAGCGAAGAGGAAATGAGGAGCGacgaagaggaagaagaagtgCACGACGACCACATAAACCTATGGGAGGACGATgaaggggaggaggaggaggatggagaggaggaggaaggggaggaggatgaggatgaagatgaagacAATGAGGATgtagaggaagaggaggaggacgatgAGGAAGAGCGAGGGGTTTAA